A region of Gracilinanus agilis isolate LMUSP501 chromosome 3, AgileGrace, whole genome shotgun sequence DNA encodes the following proteins:
- the LOC123239891 gene encoding vomeronasal type-2 receptor 26-like, with product MFFQLYFLLLLQLPLSVGMEEGTPCHAKRAFSPAYYRDGDLVVGGFFPLLVYKLNKFPYWKWFWQNPQYIEKHHQWQPKHYYQVLALMFAIEEINRSTKLLPNMTLGFHIFNAYHNDDRTLESSLMWLSGQRQTIPNYSCERQGKSIVVIGGATSELTVSMGTLLELYRFPQISYGLFDPLLSDPVQFPSVYQMASRDTSLPLAMVRLMLHFKWTWVGLVASDDLRSEKFLRDLQEEMARNDVCVAFIQNIFTGLTENKSYLSYFLKTLSSSTARVIVIYGNTDTLLTIRFSEVPQTLLYRMWITSSHWDIAKKTGSVYFDNFHGALIFSEQTSKIPGFKHFLKTINPAKYPEDIFLQNFWNAAFGCTSKHGKADGTVCSPNASLDTLGLSYLDMTMSHQSYTVYNAVYAVAWALHEMFLVRSEMESNGDGKNSVTYPWKLHSFLKSIQFNNSAGNHVILAEKNSVANYDILNYVTFGNDTEVLVKVGEFISQAPLGQEIIIQQKAIVWPRTWGEPLPSRCNKVCSPGFHIKAQEGKPVCCFDCTPCPQGQISNQTGKDQCMKCPEDQYPNRERIHCLPKGLNFLAYEEILGMALASIAASLSLLTALVLWVFLKHKDTPIVKANNQDLTYILLFSLSLCFLCSLLFIGPPTATNCLLRQTTFGVMFTVAVSSILAKTITVILAFRATRPGSRSRRWVGSRAPISLVVFCTFIQVMLCAIWLLLSPPFPDADTHSDPEHIILECNEGSLIAFYSILGYMAFLALASFTVAFLARNLPDTFNEAKFITFSMFVFCSVWVSFLPTYQSTKGKMMVAVEVFSILSSSAGLLGCIFIPKCYIILLQPQRNNRKFLKNNPIS from the exons GTGGCAGCCCAAACACTACTATCAGGTCCTGGCTTTAATGTTTGCTATAGAAGAGATCAACAGGAGCACCAAACTGTTACCCAATATGACTCTGGGATTCCACATCTTCAATGCCTATCACAATGATGACAGAACCTTGGAGAGCTCCCTGATGTGGCTGTCAGGACAGAGACAGACCATTCCCAATTATAGCTGTGAGAGGCAGGGCAAGTCTATAGTAGTCATTGGAGGAGCCACTTCTGAATTGACTGTTTCCATGGGAACCCTACTTGAGCTCTATAGGTTCCCACAG ATCAGCTATGGTCTCTTTGATCCACTCTTGAGTGACCCAGTCCAGTTTCCTTCTGTCTATCAGATGGCCTCCAGGGACACCTCTCTTCCTCTTGCCATGGTTCGATTAATGCTGCATTTCAAATGGACCTGGGTGGGATTGGTTGCCTCAGATGATTTAAGAAGTGAGAAATTCCTCAGGGACCTTCAAGAAGAAATGGCCAGAAATGATGTCTGTGTCGCTTTTATACAGAATATCTTTACTGGTCTCACAGAGAATAAAAGCTAcctttcttattttctaaaaacACTGTCTAGTTCTACAGCCAGGGTGATTGTAATTTATGGAAATACAGATACTCTACTGACCATAAGGTTTAGCGAGGTTCCTCAGACCCTTCTATACAGAATGTGGATCACCAGCAGTCACTGGGATATTGCCAAAAAAACAGGTTCTGTCTATTTTGATAATTTCCATGGAGCTCTGATATTCTCAGAGCAGACAAGTAAGATTCCTGGTTTCAAACATTTTCTGAAAACCATTAACCCTGCCAAATATCCAGAGGATATCTTCCTTCAGAACTTCTGGAATGCAGCTTTTGGATGTACATCTAAACATGGAAAAGCAGATGGAACTGTCTGTTCACCAAATGCTTCTTTGGACACACTTGGATTGAGCTATTTAGACATGACTATGTCTCACCAGAGTTACACTGTCTACAATGCTGTATATGCTGTAGCCTGGGCCCTTCATGAAATGTTCTTAGTGAGATCAGAAATGGAATCCAATGGAGATGGGAAGAACTCAGTCACTTATCCCTGGAAG CTCCACTCCTTCCTGAAGAGCATCCAGTTTAACAACAGTGCTGGGAATCATGTGATACTGGCTGAGAAGAACTCTGTGGCAAACTATGATATTCTCAACTATGTGACCTTTGGTAACGACACTGAAGTTCTGGTCAAAGTGGGAGAGTTTATTTCTCAGGCTCCACTTGGTCAAGAGATCATCATCCAACAGAAGGCAATAGTGTGGCCCAGAACATGGGGAGAG CCTCTTCCCTCCAGATGCAACAAAGTCTGTAGCCCGGGATTCCACATAAAAGCCCAGGAGGGAAAGCCTGTCTGCTGTTTTGACTGTACACCCTGCCCACAGGGGCAAATTTCCAATCAGACAGGTAA AGATCAATGCATGAAGTGTCCTGAAGACCAATATCCAAATAGGGAGAGGATTCACTGCCTCCCCAAAGGGTTGAACTTTCTGGCCTATGAAGAAATTTTGGGCATGGCCTTAGCCTCCATAGCTGCTTCCTTGTCTCTCCTCACAGCTCTGGTTCTCTGGGTCTTTCTGAAGCACAAAGATACCCCCATAGTCAAAGCAAACAATCAAGATCTCACCTacattctcctcttctccctttccctctgctTCCTTTGCTCCCTGCTCTTCATTGGCCCTCCCACTGCAACAAATTGTCTCCTCAGACAAACAACATTTGGAGTCATGTTCACGGTGGCCGTCTCCTCTATTCTGGCCAAAACCATCACTGTGATTCTGGCTTTCAGAGCCACAAGACCAGGCAGCAGGAGCAGAAGATGGGTGGGATCCAGAGCACCTATTTCTCTTGTTGTCTTTTGTACCTTCATTCAAGTCATGCTCTGTGCAATCTGGCTCCTGctctctcccccattcccagATGCTGACACACACTCTGACCCTGAGCACATCATCCTTGAGTGCAATGAGGGCTCTCTCATTGCCTTCTACTCTATCCTGGGCTACATGGCATTCTTGGCCCTGGCGAGCTTTACTGTGGCTTTTTTGGCCAGAAATCTCCCTGACACCTTCAATGAAGCCAAGTTCATCACCTTCAGCATGTTTGTGTTCTGCAGTGTCTGGGTCTCCTTCCTGCCCACATACCAGAGCACCAAAGGGAAGATGATGGTGGCTGTGGAAGTCTTCTCCATCTTGAGTTCCAGTGCTGGCTTACTAGGCTGCATCTTCATCCCCAAATGCTATATAATCCTTCTGCAGCCACAAAGGAACAATaggaaatttttaaagaataatccCATTTCCTGA